The Sceloporus undulatus isolate JIND9_A2432 ecotype Alabama chromosome 7, SceUnd_v1.1, whole genome shotgun sequence genome segment CCAAAGCCTTACGTAAGTCAGACAACACATCTGGCATATTTTCCACCATGCCCGTGGTGGTCAAAGTTGGCCTCTTTTCTCTCACTCTCCTTGCCAACTCTGGATAACTTCTGCCAGTCAAGGTTTTTCAACCTGGTCACCTTGTAAAGCTGTGCTTCTCAAGCTGTCTGAGGCAGAGGACCAGCAATTCCACTGTCACACCCATGTATcatattattacttattattgtGCCATAATATAGATATTCCATGCTTTCTTGGAGAATCATCACATACCGGCAGTCTAAGGCTTCTTGACTGGCATCATTCCACAGACTATGACTTTGAACAGCACTGGTGTAAACCTTTCTGAGCTAGATAGATCAATGCTGTGATTCATTTCAAACCACATCCTGTTTTCCTCTTGAACTGGGGAAGCTTATTTATGTATATATCCAGTTCctctgagaaggctttctcctgtgTTCTCACCAAATatgcctgtgagggtggtgggacttAGAGAAAGCTCTCCCTTGAGGATCTTTTTggtaggctcatatggggagataaaaGTCCTTCGGACAGTCTAGATGGAAGCcagaccttttgcatgcaaagcattttCTCTGTCCCAGAGCTTTGCATGTTATTCCTGATAAAGGGGAAATAAGAGTAATTCATCTGGGCTTCCTGTGTCTTTTCAGCTACCTGGGTCGAAAACAAGTGAACTCAGAGGTTGAGGAGCTGGTGGAAGATGTGAGAAACCTTGTGGTTCCTGAATATTCCTATTGGACATTGGCTTACGTCATCTCACGGAAAGGGGCTCAGAAACTGATTGACGCACAGCCCCTCTCCAAAATCCTGCCAGTGGATGAGTTTCTGCCCATCATGTATGACAAACACCCCAAGTAAGGAGAATTCCTGAAAGTGGAAGAAAAACCTGAATATCTCTTGGGAGATGGTATGGTGTggagggaagaggggagagagaagatcaaaTGGTTTTCCCTGTTTATAAGATTACAGTTAGCCAAATTGATTAGTTAATTGATGGACAGAAATCAGTGCAGAAATACATGACTGTCTTGATAATTCTCATGCTGCTGCTAAAGAAACCCCTGTGTTTTGCACAGGAGAGGATGTTTAGGTACAAATGGGAGCTGCAATGAAATCTTGCAGAGCCAAGGGTTCCGGTACAGCAGAAGGTGGACAATTGTGTGGAGTCGGTAAACCAGTTCGTCCTCTCCAGATTGCCCCATGCTCTGCATCTCCAACATGGACCCAAGTCCTCAATTTTCCTCTGCAATTCCTCCCAAAATAGAATGTTGCATCACCtctggccaccattttgaaagggattgcagagagtgtgacttccacaaAGCGGAGAGAGTGTAacatgcacaaggtcacccaatgggtttccatgactggatagagattcgaatcctggtctccagagtcctaaaaAAGCACTCAAACTCCCATGCCACACTGATTCTCCAGTTCCAGGAATTTCCAAAATTCCTTCAGGGCTACAGAACTAGTTAAGCAGAATCCCCTCCttgtaaagcaaagcaaaacgtGCCCCCCAGCCCACTACTTGCCCCCCCTTCCTTCTCACCTCTTAAGGGAAAACATCTGGTTGCATGAGCTCATTCCCTTGCCTCCCTCCAGTGGAAGGAAGGCTGTGGAAAAGAATTATCAGCAGCTTCCCAGGAAAAGCAGCAGCgatggaggaaggagggagaaaagggaacAGCGGCTGTATGTAGACAACACTGGCAGGCTTGACTGCAGGACAATTTGTTCAGCGCCTCCCCAGAAACTTAACCTAAGCCAGATGTCTGTGGCTAATCTGCATGATTTTTAAGGCCAAATTAGGCATAGTGTGAAAAGTGTTGTCATTTGTTCTGTTTCCTCTGTTTTGTATGCTAGGGTGGATTGGGTCTGGAGAAATGGGGATGGAATGGGCACCAGTGAGTGTGACAAGGAAATCCAGTCCACTCAGAACATTTTACCCTCTCTTCCCTGAATTATGAAGCTGTTATTACACCCAGCAAGCTGAGAACTAGGTTCTCCAAGCTGGCAATGCAGAAAGGCAAGAAGAAACAGGCTAGGCTTGCCAACAAGTGAAACAGCGGGAGAGCTCAGGAGGGCAACCTTTTCCTTGGCTCGCTGTACAGCTTCACAcagaccactttgactgctgcTCTGGGCCATGTGGGAATGTCATTTAGAGGCAGCAGGCTGAGCCCAGTTATTTGGCACTGTTTCCACACTTTCCATTTGAGCCAGGCTCTCGCTCCAAACCAGAAAATCACCTGGCCCTTCTTGGCACTGGGCTTGCTCTAtccagaatcatagatttggaagggaccataaaggccatctaatccagccctttgccattcaggaatacaatACTAAAGCACTACTGACAAATGatcatccaaactctgtttaatctttctctctctccctaaaaAAATAGCTGAAAACTACCCACTTCCAGAACAAGATATACTAGTCTACACCATTGGCATAATGGGGGTAAAGTCTTTTCTTAGAAGACACCATTTCCCCCTTGAAGTATGTGCTTAGGAATGGATATTTGAGTGCTTATCCCGATACCAATCATATATACCTCATATATGGGGAACTAGTATGACAGATAGTAGGGTTTAGGGTTTAGTCCagctccttttcttccttgaaaTGTTAATTTTCTATGTTTGGAGAATTTATTTTGCATAGAGGAACACATAAAGGTGCAGTCCCTCCACTCCCAGACTAAAGTGATACTTTCTAAGACCACGAAAAGTTTTGACGTAATTCCTTTCATGATGCAAATTAGTTGTTCAGATGAGATGGGATTTGTAAGGGATTCTTTTTCTGCGATGACTTTCTTCATGCTTCTCTCTCTACTTCTCCAGTGAGGATTACAAAAAACATTTCAGCAGTCGGGACCTACAAGCTTACTCTGTGCATCCCCTCTTGGCCTACCCAACCCACTACACTGGGGACGTACAGTGGATGAGTGACACAGAGACCTCCACTATCTGGGATGACGACTCACGCAAGACTGACTGGAGCGGCTCACAGAAGACATTGAAAGATGCCCGCGGTGGCACTGGAAACACGGCCGGCCACTCCTTCCGCTCGCCTTCCAGGGATGAGCTATAACATCTGCCCAGTAAGTACAGCCTGAGAAACAGCTGTGCAGCAGATGGGGAAAACAGCCAGAGTTGTCCGTGGCAGGAAACGTTTGGCAGAAGCTTCAGCTTGCTGGATGGATCCCTCACAATACATTTACTTGGTTTATATTTGCCCATCCTGTTTCTCAGTGTCGCTTCAAATGTTTGCAAGGAAAGCATGCAAAAGTAGTATGGGTTTGGTGGGCTGCACTGTTCCCACACCCATCTTTGGCTGCAAACTCACCTATTTTGTTTCTCTTGAAGTCAACTCTGGAAATAAAATGGTactttttgcacagaacaaaacCCTCATGGGGAAAAGGACCATTACAATTGTACGCTGAACTTTGCAGCTAGACATTGTGATCAGGCTTGCTGATAGGTTTCTGGGACAGATAAAGTAGCACCCTTTGAGAAGAACATTGCATATTATAGGACTGGTGGTTTTCTGAAGGCCTGTATTACACACAGCGCTGTTCGTTTGAAGTTCTCTGTGAGCTCAACGTGGCATGGCCTTAAATGTCAAGTTTCCctctttcatttaaaacaaaaatccctGAGTCACCATTTTCGTTTAGTGGCCACTTTTTCTGAGTCCTTCAGTGTTTATTGCTACAGGCCAGAACCTTCCATTCTGTCATGGCCCTTCCATTCCATCCAAAATTAAGCAAGAAAGTAGATTTGTCTTCATGGCTGAAGCCTAGGGGAAACCTTAGCAACTGGAACAAACATTGCCAGAATATCATGTATGGCTGCTTTCTTCACAAGAGTCTTATCTTCTTGCActtgcatttttctgtgcaaataacATACATTTTTTCCTTTCCAGGATCCCTACCTGAGCCCTGTAAGACCAAAGAAGATAAAATATCAGGACTTGATTCTCCCATCCTCCACCTTCTCTCAGGACACGCTGCGTTTGCTTGAAAGGTTTGAATAAGGGAGGGCACTGTGTCAGAGACCAGTTTGTGCCCATCCTCCCTGGTTAGTGACGGCACTTAATATGGAACTTCTTCTAATAGCAACAGGGCTTCTTTCCTATGAATGACAAGATGGCTTTGAAATGGCCATGACTTGGACccccctttcttctgccttcttctTAATATGGAAACAGAGATGACTTTTTCCTCTGCAACTCACCTGGATGATGCTTCCTTTGTACAAATGCTTGCTGTTAGAATAGTCTAACAGTTCTGACTTTTAAATTATTGGGATAAATTATTTGTAGAAGGttgggattttcctgttcatcTCACGTTTCCTTAGGTGCTAAGAAGTGATGGTGGTTTCCATGTAAGCCGACTCAAGAGACTACAGGACCACTTCTTTTTCTTAAAGACTCTGATTCCAGACAGTGATGTAACAGAAATATTTCTATGTTCTTTCTGTCTCAGGTTTTTCTCTGTTAGCCTGGACTCAAGAAACCTTTGTATTTTTTTACAACTGAAACAAGCAAATTAAATTGTGGATTAAATGTGAGTTTTTATTGAAATTTGCAcaagtggtttgagcataaggtgaccagggtttgaatccccactcagccatggaaacccactgagtgaccttaggcaagtatATTCTGGCAAGAGATGAAATCCCTTCTCTCCGCTTCCTTCGTAGCTGGCCATCTTAGTGAGCCATATCTCTTTACAGTTCAGGTGTGAATGAACAAGCTCCCTGCATGTAGATAAGTAACTTATTGGGAAGCAGGCTGAGGCAGACGTTTCCTTGAGGCTTTATTTTTCTATGTAcagggatttttgttttgttttgttttccaaagagAAGGGTTGTTCATTTACAAAATGACTCAGGCCAGTCACATAATAGTTAGACTAGGCTTCATTTTCTGAACTTAATATTAAAGGCAGAACCTTTCTAAGtaaaaagaaataaggaaaaaCCAAAGAGTGCCAAGCAATGCACCTTGGAAAGTTGCCTGGCCCTTTAAAGTTCTATTCCAGACAGAAGCCACCTCCTGGCTCTGTTGCTATGTACATCTCCTTCATCTTAGCAACCGTAGCTCTCCATCCTTACTCTTAAAGAGCCCCGTTGCAGTCTCTTTTAAAAAGGTTCCTATCACTTCTTGGCCTTATACTCTTGGCTTGGGCAAGCCAAAACCAAAACTGAAGCAGGTGCAATGGCACCCAAAAAGAAAGCCGGGCGCAAGAAGGAGGAGGCCGCCAAGGAGCCAGAGATTGATGATGATATTGTGCCTGAACACAGCCGGGAGTTTTACTTGATTCAGATCCGGGATTTGGAGGGACGAGTAGCCAGGTGGGTAAATGGACCTTTGCATATGTTATGCGTTCATCatctatttctctgtgtgtgtgcgcaagAGAGTGGGTAAGTGTGCAAATGTCTGTGTCCTCTGGAGGGGAACTGACAGAGGATgtgattggaaaagttacttttgggtcTTTGATTCCCCATCTAGCATAGCTTCAGTGAGGCCCAACAGATGATCCTAGTTACGGTATAACTTAATGCACATAATATTGGTGATGACAGAAACATCAAGAAATTCAGGAAATTACTGGACCTCCAACATGGCCTCCAACATTTTGTGGATGAAAAGTGGGGCAGGTGTGGCCATGCAGCATTACAGTGtgggccaagatggaaaattaTTGAGGAACAACAAACAGGTTAGGAGAGACtatcacagtttgcttttgcctaggtCTACAGGGAAGAGGAGAGATTTTGCCCTCTTTTGCACGCAAACTACGTTTGCACTTtaaagtcagtttgcagcaatttaagAAAGAcagggacaaaggaggaaagaggaaggaacagagctAGAAACTGGGATGTtgtaaaagcagttggaaaagtgggataatggAGGATTAATGAGGACTGTCCCTGTGAAATCAGAATAGTTGGAGGCTATGCAACAACCCTTGGAGGAGCCGATGAGGCCGAGAGAGAGTGACTGACCCTAGGTCACCCAAGGAGGTCAAGGCTCAGTGTGAATTTTAACATGGATCTCCGGAGTCTGGGTCATGAAACTTTAACCAGTGCACCACGTTGGCTTTGATTTAACTGGTTTATCTCACTGGTTTAGGTACCAAAAGAAGTGGGACGAGTTGCAAGTGAGTGAGGAGCTCTTCCATACAGAATACGAAAAGATGGTCAGGGACAACAAGGAGATTGTGGCCTTTCTGAAGAAGACGCTCAACCAGCGAGTGGACGAGATCGCAGACCTTACCATTCAGCTCCAGAATCTGCAACTGGCCAAGGACACCGAGAAGGATGCCTTCGAGGCCCAGTTAGCCCAGCTCAGGCATGAGTTTCAGGAGACCAAGGATGTCCTGACTTCGGAGAATATGACGCTCAGTAAGATATGTGTGCTGGGATTGGAAAAATCAGGAGGAGAAGGTTtagggcaggagtgggcaacagTTGGAGGTTAGTAGGCTTCTCTGGCCATTTTCCCCACATTTGGTTTAAAGCAAGGATGAAGAGTCTCTTTCAagctctttctctttcagttCCTGCTGCTGCTAGGAAATAGCAAGTGTATGCCAGAGGAAGTGAATGGCAAGCCACCTTTCAGTactccttgtttaagaaaaccctagcaAATCCATTGGGGTGTCATAAATTAGCAGGCGATAGGAGGGCACCTTCCTTATGTTTTAATAGTTCTGGATTTGACTATTAATCTCCACCCCAGTTTAATCTTGGGCAATAGACTAGGGAGTGTATCTTTGTGGAATTCAAGGTATTTTGCTTAAGGGCCATCTCTCTGTCTCTCGGCCAGGTACCAGGTTAGCTGGTCTGGAGGAATTTCGGCTCCAGAAAGATGAGGTCATGGCCAAATTTGCTGAACTCGAAGGTCAACTGACAAAACAGAAAGAGGAGCACAAGGCTACTGTTTATAACATGGAGAAGAAAGCGGTGATTGATAAAGAGAGGTGTGTACTGCAGAATGGGTTGACTGAGAGGGTGGTTACTTTTTTTACTAGCTGTTTATTGAAAACAAAGGACATAGGTCAAGAGTGGGGAGATGGAGAACCCAGGTGTGTAACTAGTTACAACAAACTACTACTTGCAAGTAATTAATTGTAACTTCCTTGGCACATGCTAAAAGGGTTCCCATCATACGTACTTTGGATGCTTTTCCGATGCTGGAACAGAACAGATGCTGGGCAGTTACTCCTTGCTAATTCCTACGTGAAACTCGGAAATGCTATCTTATCACAGAGACAGGGAACCTGTGTCCTTTTGGATGTTGTCAGATTGCATTTCCTATGATCCTGTTGGAGTCTGACAGGCCTTGCACTTTGTCAACATCTCAAAGGGGGGCCGTGTTTCCCTCACCAAAGACACTCTGATGGAGCTGacatttcctccctcctcttcctaccAAGGCTAAAGAAAGACATGCTGCACCGTGTAAATGCCGTGGCGGCCGAGTTCCGAAAAGTCTCCAACAACCAGATGGCGGAGACCACCAAGCGCACCATCCGGGAGAATGTGGCCATCAGCATCCAGCTGACCAAGATCACAGAGCAGAGCCTCCAGCTCATCCAGGAGAATGACCGGCTCAAGGAGGTCAACGCAGAAACCCTCAAGCAACTGCAGCTGCTGGAGCAGAATGAGAAGCTGATGGCCAAGAACAGCCTCAGTAACCAGAAGGTCAGGGTTTTCTCCTACAAAAGGGAGGGAATGGCTGGGCTTTACTTTACATCATGCTCCTaagtcctcctccttccttcatccCATGGGGCTGCTGGTGCTAGTTGCCCTATTTCAAATGGacagagaaaataaatgaatgaaattacCATAAATAGGATCACAATTActgagatgatgatgacgacagtgagcttaaagcaatttaaaagcacataGTTGTTATTTTTAACGTGCAGCATCTGCCTATTAAAATCCCCCTTTCCTCAGTCCACAGCAACTAGCCAGTTGTTAAATACCTGCTTGAATAAATAGTTATTTGCCTGAT includes the following:
- the CFAP157 gene encoding cilia- and flagella-associated protein 157 isoform X1; the protein is MAPKKKAGRKKEEAAKEPEIDDDIVPEHSREFYLIQIRDLEGRVARYQKKWDELQVSEELFHTEYEKMVRDNKEIVAFLKKTLNQRVDEIADLTIQLQNLQLAKDTEKDAFEAQLAQLRHEFQETKDVLTSENMTLSTRLAGLEEFRLQKDEVMAKFAELEGQLTKQKEEHKATVYNMEKKAVIDKERLKKDMLHRVNAVAAEFRKVSNNQMAETTKRTIRENVAISIQLTKITEQSLQLIQENDRLKEVNAETLKQLQLLEQNEKLMAKNSLSNQKMICMLTKKCKELQTQVEEYMNMKKVMAQTQERNEMLEKQNSVLREELNTLKANVAQKTSEHQDQKKALQDEQNRRMFTERVLRHIAQGLKEVLAQQPSDEDDADRFDVIFHVRRNDALLNILKLLNQSIARIESIEVLRPAGLESKVVRLAAAIEDSSHPEWHLKASHLMSHYNVIKVPKPYPVHSMPSMSSASRNQIDTLRPYASATEPLLTAWRAQMSEEEVALPKEAVSVEPSLSETGTQQAAEELHDE
- the CFAP157 gene encoding cilia- and flagella-associated protein 157 isoform X2, encoding MAPKKKAGRKKEEAAKEPEIDDDIVPEHSREFYLIQIRDLEGRVARYQKKWDELQVSEELFHTEYEKMVRDNKEIVAFLKKTLNQRVDEIADLTIQLQNLQLAKDTEKDAFEAQLAQLRHEFQETKDVLTSENMTLSTRLAGLEEFRLQKDEVMAKFAELEGQLTKQKEEHKATVYNMEKKAVIDKERLKKDMLHRVNAVAAEFRKVSNNQMAETTKRTIRENVAISIQLTKITEQSLQLIQENDRLKEVNAETLKQLQLLEQNEKLMAKNSLSNQKMICMLTKKCKELQTQVEEYMNMKKVMAQTQERNEMLEKQNSVLREELNTLKANVAQKTSEHQDQKKALQDEQNRRMFTERVLRHIAQGLKEVLAQQPSDEDDADRFDVIFHVRRNDALLNILKLLNQSIARIESIEVLRPAGLESKVVRLAAAIEDSHPEWHLKASHLMSHYNVIKVPKPYPVHSMPSMSSASRNQIDTLRPYASATEPLLTAWRAQMSEEEVALPKEAVSVEPSLSETGTQQAAEELHDE